One Simonsiella muelleri ATCC 29453 DNA window includes the following coding sequences:
- the nuoK gene encoding NADH-quinone oxidoreductase subunit NuoK: protein MITITHYLVLAALLFGISAMGIYMNRKNVLVLLMSIELMLLAVNFNFIAFSQYLGDTAGQIFVFFVLTVAAAESAIGLAIMVLVYRNKQTINVADLDTLKG, encoded by the coding sequence ATGATTACGATTACACATTATTTGGTGCTGGCGGCTTTGTTATTTGGCATTAGCGCGATGGGCATTTACATGAATCGCAAAAACGTGCTGGTCTTGCTGATGTCTATTGAATTGATGTTGCTGGCGGTAAATTTTAATTTTATCGCGTTTTCGCAATATTTAGGCGACACTGCTGGGCAGATTTTCGTGTTTTTCGTGCTGACGGTGGCGGCGGCGGAAAGCGCGATTGGTTTGGCGATTATGGTGCTGGTGTACCGCAATAAACAAACGATTAACGTAGCGGATTTGGATACGCTCAAAGGTTGA